The DNA sequence TTCTAGGATGTGGGAGTCTGGTGCAAGTCCTGATCATGTGACTTTTGCCACTGTACTTCGAGCCTGTAAAAATGTTAACCCGACTTTAGTCCAGCAGATACATGGTCTTCTCACAAAAGTGATGGGGACTGAAGTGGATGTGTTTGTAGGTGATGCTCTTTTTGAGTTGTATATGAATCATGGATGTGCATCAGATGCCAGAGAAGTTTTTGAAAGGATTCACCATAAAGATGTTAGGGCTTTCAACATGGCAATCAAAGGGTGCATTATTAATGGGTTTATAAATGAAGGAATTGATTTGTTTCATGAAGGCCTGCAGATGGAAATGGTGCCAAATGAAGCCACATTATTATCACTTGTTAGAAGAGTACAAGACCTGAATCAGGGGAAGCAGTTGCATGCTCTAGTCATCAAATTTGGGTTTTCTGCTGCTACTGGGGATGGTCACGGTGCTTTGGTAGCTAGCTCACTCATTGTAATGTACACGGACCACCGGTGCTTAGATGATGCAGTCCAACTCTTTAATATAATTCATGCCCCTGACCTGGTTTTATGGACCTCTATCATCTCTGGTTTTTCTAGAAGTGGGGAATTTGAAAAGGCCCTAGAACTCTATGTTCTCATGTTGTTGGATGGACCAGTAGAACCCCCAAATCATTTCACCTTTTCTAGTGTCCTGCAATCATGTGCGAACCTAGCTGCAGTTGAAGAAGGAATGCAGGTTCATGCTCAGATTATTAAGTCTCAGTGCCAGATAGAATCGGACCTTTTCATTGCCAATGGCTTGGTGGATATGTATGCCAAGTGCGGATACATTACAGAAGCAAGAAAGCTTTTTGATAATATGACGGTGAAAGACCTAGCCTCATGGAATTCCATGATTACAGGCCTAGCACGAAATGGAAATGGAGATACAGCAATAGAAATTTTCGAAGAATTACTGAGAACACCAAATCTGCAGCCCAACCATGTAACATATGTAGGAGTCCTATCTGCATGCAGCCACACTGGCCTTCTGAAAACTGGGTATCGATATTTCCATATGATTGTGGAACCAACAATTGATCATTATGCATGTCTGGTTGATCTCCTTGCGCGGGCTGGACATCTGGAGGAAGCAACTAATCTCATAAAAGAAATGCCTTTTGAACCAAATGAAGTTATATGGTCATCATTACTTGCAGCTAGTTGTTCTTACGGGAACATCGAGCTGAGTGAGTATTCAGCAGAACATCTCTTAAGTATGAACCCAGAAGATCCTGGTACGTATGTTGCACTCTCTAATATGTATGCTGCAGCAGGAAGATGGGAGGATGCCAATAAGGTTAGAAATTTAATGAAAGATCGAGGAGTGAAAAAACTCCCTGGTCGCAGTTGGTTATTGATAAATGGGAAGACCCATGTTTTCTTTGCATCAGAGAAATGAAGCATGACTGACTAATGAAGTAGAAATCCAGACATTTGCGGGAGGGGAGATCCAAATACCATGCACTGGGTATACTTCTGCCTGAGATGTTGATAGATGTGCCGAGGATTCTATTTCCGAAGGATACCAACTGAGGATGTGAAATATCAGAATCTTGGAGAATCAGTCCCTCCTCTCAGAAGCACAcggttccctttttttttttttttgtatctttATCTCTTCTGTTAAGTGATGTAGATATTTGTAATGTTCTTCCCAATCTCTATCCCTTTCATCAAGGGATCATTATTGTAAACACATATACATGTATACGTTGTAATTGACTCAAGAAACATACAGACAATTGTCTCTCCAGCTTTCTTCTCTTTACATGGTCTCAGAGCTCTAGTTTCTCTTGAACCAATGCGTCTTCTTATTGTtgcaatttttgaaattttcccTCAACATCCATGGCCAGTGAAGCCCTTTTATCCCTCCACCTTCCACCATGTCAAGCACATAGgtcactgatttttttttttttttttttNNNNNNNNNNNNNNNNNNNNTTGGTGGGGTGGGTGGTGGTGGGTTGGGGTGGTGGGGTTGAAACAGACAGGTCATTGATGCCCTCTCAAAACCCATGAATACTCTCCATGGTGATGTGTACTCCATATCACCATCTTATCTGCATTATTCTTACAGTCCAGACACCGTTCTTGTCTCCGAATCTCTGAATGGGAATAACTATTAAAACTGTTCCTGTTCTATGAAGATGGTTCTCAATTCCAAGAATAAACTCGTGTTCATTGACGGCTCCTTGCCTCGACAagccaaaaattttcttgtacatgaaaaTGCATGAAAATGAAATTACAGAAGATCATAAAACCATTGGCAGAAGAATGATGTGAGGTGTTCATTTGTCTAATGGATGGTTTCTCCAGAAGTGTCACCCTTGAAAGAATTCtgctttattatttttctcactAGTTCCCTATGCAAAACCAGCATTTATCACTTTCtgatagccaaaaaaaaaaaagtaaactcCTTTTTCTGAGACTTTGATTACCTTATATTTCTGAACTGTAGCCTATCATATATTGCACTTTTATCCTTGATCATTAAGATTTGGTGTAGGATATTCTCCCACCAGCTAATCTCTAAGCTGGTTTCGGTAGTCATTTCTATGTGAAAGCTTGTAGCTTATCACAAGGGTTCGTCACATGAATCCTGATGACAAAACCAGCATTTGATTGTTGATCTCTTTTCTTGACTTTCTGCCTCCATCTCACTACAacaatgtttggttgtaaggggaattaaagggaaggaaagtgaaaattttgtaCTTAAAAGagatatatgtaatcattacccatgtgactttaacattaacttcaaatcattccatatttggttataaaattttattttactttccatctaaaatccatttttatttaaaaactaaaataaaaattatatgtaaaatatatcattactaaatatggttaaaaaattaagtaatttatacaatcagaGGTAatatgattataaacatttctttttaaagtatgaaaattttactacatttctttttaaattccaGTTttaaccaaacggagcctatgGTAATTCCATCATTTCTAAAACCTTTTACTGGGAGCTTTGGTTGAACATCTCCACTTTTGAAACCATATAGATAGCTGTCAAACCTGAATTTCgcttttattaaattaaaaaactgGTCTATGGATTGGACATCCCGTGAGGAGAAAGAGGTGGTGTAACAGCCATGGAGTGAATGTTGCAACAGGTTGAACAATTAAGATACCAAAAAAGAGATTTAACGATcaataagatgctaaaatataAAATTCCATTACCCAATTAGTTATATCTGGCACTAGTCATAAGTTATACATCTCTTTCTTTACCACCCGTTTTAGTTATTTTAGACCTATTCCTAGTTCTTTTAGTTCACTAGAGCTATATCAAATCAACCCTCCATTCTGGAGCACTCAGAAGTCTCCATTGCCCACGTCAAACAACTATATCGCAACTACTCCTAATTTAACTCTACAATTTATTCATTCCTACTTTTCGAATTTTATCACTTTATCTATCTCAACATTTCCATTTCAACCACATACCGAATTTCCACGTCAAATTTAATCATTTACCCTTCTATACATGTCCATGCATCCTCTTGGTAACCCATGAACCTTCTTggtattttataatttttcgaTTCTTATTTTGCCAAATGATAAACTAATCTCAGGCTGAAAATTGACATGTAGAAAATTGACATGTAAGCAGGGAACAATGGGTTTAATTGATGGTAGGACAAGGGAAATTTTGAGACCAACGGTCATGTCATAGGACatataatttaaaaagaaaaaaagggggaaaaaagctTAACAAAAAGATTTGTCCTAAATTTCTAGAATATGACAATCCCTGCACTTCTGAATTAAAGAGGGCTTTCACTTGCAacagggagaaagaagaaaaaatgcaaAGCCTTCCCAAGTCCTGAGACCAAAAAAGGCATCCCTCAAACCCTTTAATTTTCATCTGTATAACAACACAGGGAGTTGATCAGATGACCATGCTTCCTCTTGAACACTTGCGCCTCCGTGAATGAGACTGCAAATCACTATCAGGCCTGCTATCCTCGGAGCATCACCATTCACTAGTCACATTTGATGTTCCTGTAAATCCTCCTCACAAACAAAGTAGAGCCCAGATAACCTACAGCTCCTGCATtccaaaagaaaatgatgaatcAGAGAAGCAGTAAAATAGAGAACATGAGAAACATTTCATTAGGACCAAGCAGAACATCATAAACCAAAGAAAAATGCCAAGGTTTATGGCTTTATGCATACTCAAATGcattgtcaagggttttaagatcTTGGAGGTGAAATTTTAACCTCATATGTGTCATAATAACCCTTATACCAACCAACAAAGGTCGACCTGGAATCTATGGGATTTCTCCTCAATTAGGAGATTTTAATGCCCAAAAAGAGTTTATTTACATGAACTAGACAGAAAAAAAGCAATCAGCTAGAAACTTCAAACAAGCAATAAAAGGAAATATGAAGCATAGAACTTACCACACAAGATTCCCAGACCAAGACAAAACATCAGAGTGTATCCAAAATAGAAACTGGTCTGGAAGAAGCCTGACATCTTAGTCTTAACATAATAGTAGTATATAGAGTAGAGGTACACATAAACGGCCGTTGATGCAGCAGAGAAGAACGAAGTCCATTGCCAGTGATAATTCTCAGCATTTAGCAAGAAATATGTCCCCACAATTGTGACACAAACAGTAACAATAATGAGAATCAAGAAGACCAGCAGCATAAAGCCATAGACATAGTACACCTGCCAAGGAAGTAGCATAGTAGAACATGTTAGGTCCAAACTATTCTGCATTTAAATCATGTTAAATTATCACTAGAATCTAGAGTAGAAAAATATACATTCTTGGCATTTTTATATGGAGAAAAGATCCAAGACTTGAAAGGACATCGCTTTCCAAATGACTCAATCAGTGAACCTTGCCATAAATAACACCATAAAGGGGTccaattgtttttattttattgatatatatatatatcgggaAAAAGGACTGTCTGCGAGTGTAGGGGCTGCATCCAGACACAGGTGGCGAAATGACCGTCCAACACCCCCCTCCcaatgaaaggtggaaatgctCACCCTACTGATGTTTCCAggtgtgctcccattggcccccaaCCCTGACAGATAACTCTTCCCCATGTATTTTTTTAGATGGATAGACTCGAGGTCTGCTACTGACTTGTGGTGGCCAAGTgccaaaataaagctttgaaaatccagttgaaaattgaaacttATTGAAAAGGCTAGACGGCTGAAAATACAAGGGGACTATGCCAATATGGGGAGGGTATATCattgaaaaataatgaaattttatacGCGGCCAATCCAAAGAGATACCCTCTTGACCGTGCAGTCCAGAGAAACAattgcctttttttctttttaatgataACCTCTTgactctttgtgtgtgtgtgtcgtAGTTGATACTGGATTATGTCATAGCTGAAACATCTAAAAGTTGCCTTATACGTTTATCACAAAACACTACATGGTTTTCCAAAAACTATTATCACAgtaattgcaaaaaaaaataattcaccCTATATTAGCATTTCAGATGAACATATATAATACAAAAGTATCTAAACAGGATAGTAATGCAAAGACGAAAAATAAATGAAGGAGATATGGAATCCTGGCTCCAAACATTTCCTTTATCActgaattcaaataaaaaaaatgtagtaAGATTTACCTTATAATTCCAGAAGGATGTGAACACAAAATACATTTCAATGAAGATGCTGCCAAAGGGAAGTAACCCTCCCATCAGAGATACAACTGATGGTCTGAGATACCATTTCTTCTCAGGGATGGGGCGGGGAATGGTCTTGACACGACAGGGATTGTTTGGAGCACCACTCCAATTTCTTCCAACTACCGTACCAAGAAGTGCCAGAGGGAAGGAGATGAAAGCCCAAATTACAAACACAACCATAATTGTCCCAAAGGGAATGGCAGCTAGGGAACCATAGAATATAGCAATTGTGTTAAGGATGAAGCCAATGCCAAAGCACATAAAGGGGAAAAGCGATGCCGTGAGGATCATCGATTTTATCCAGTTTTTACCTGAgaatataattataaaaaaaaaatagttaaactGCTCAATTCCAATATAGCAAAAAAACGTATTACTAAATCTGACGGAAAGTAGGCAGCCATCCAAAAGAAAACCAACGAAGATGGATGAAAAACATACCACCACTGCGCGAATACAATCCACCAGTCACATAACCCGAAATAAATGATGTAAGAGCATAACATACTATAAAAGTTGTGATAATTGCTCCGCGCCTAAGCCACATGATAACATAGAAGACAATaattagggggaaaaaaaaactaatacaaTAAAGTGAGCATGAATAAAATTATACTAGGAAGAGACATGACTGGACCAATAAACTAACAAGTTGATCACATAATGTGGCCAGCATAATAGACAGATAagtattaaatatatatatatatatatatatagatacacTCCACTTTGCCTCTTCAATCCTTGCCAcacccaacccaaccccccccaccccaaaaaaaaaaagccaaccAAGAGACAGCATAAGGGAACAGTTACCCGACACCCTGACCAAAACCAAAGACAACTGAACTTATCCAATGTCTAATCTGCTAAATCTGAGGTTTGTGAAGTTTAAGTACAAAATTTCTCCATGCTCACAGCGTTACTAAGTCCACTAAAAAAATTACTTCTTTTTAAGTAgtatgaatttatttattgcTGCAAGTATAAGACAACCCCTGACGGTACGGTTAAGGAAATTACTTATGATTAAAAAAACTACATGCAGTAAAATGGGATCtttaaaattctaaaaaccTTGTTGGTCAGAAAATGCCCAGTTTAGGTGACCAGATCACTGGGTTCTGGTCAATCCACATGGATCGGGATGGGTCTCCAAGTCTCAGTACTGCAAATATACTATAAAAATCACAAATTGCTTCAGGTTGCCAAGGAGTCAACTGAACCAATTTCAATTCATGGTTGCAGATCGATTTAATATCAGATACAGCCTCAGGGTTGGTTTGAAGCAGGCTAAAGCAGCACCCCCTACGAAGGGAGatacaaagaaaataaggagggagagagagagagaatatacaaAATGAAGACATGATATTCTTAAATAGCATATGAAATAATATTAACATAAATAAGGGTATAGTTCACCAAGGTCGGAAATGACAACGTACCCGACGTACAACATTCCAATGATTGCCAATAGGATAACAAGGAGAACAAGCATTGCCAGTTGAGCACCTGTGCCAACAAGAGCAGAAAGTAGAACCAAATTGAGAGGAGGCCGGAAAACATCACCATGGACAAGCTTCCAACCAGACTCCTCACTCACATCCCTTTCCTGGTCATGAAGCATTGGAGGGGGGGAAATTAATCCATGGGTTATTGGCATTTATTACTAAGAATTAGCAAATAAAACccatctcaaaaaaaaaaaaaaaaagagtatatcCAACAAGCAAAAGAAAGTAGATAAAGCAGATAATCATGTCAAAGTTCAGGTAGTGTTACCAAAGTCTCCAGATCATCATCTTCCCGAGCATATTTTGCATAGTCATTTCTCAGAGTTCGCATTAAAATCATCGACACCAAGCCAGTGAGGAAGATAACCATCATGAAagaattgaaaatggagaacCAATGAATCTGCacatagaaaaacaaaatcattcAACAATCAGAATTCTACTGTAAATGCAAAGAACATGAGAATCCTCGCCcccaagcaaaaaaaaaagagagagagaaaagaaaagattaccAATACAGCAACTGAACTATAAATAACCAAAATTTCCAGCGACTACATGAAAAAAATGTATCCACCAAGAACCATTATTCACCTGGTGCTCAAAGAAAGGATAGTCCAGATAAATGTCAAAACGCCGAGCAAAAGTGACATTTGTTTGAATCCATCTGACGGAATATGTCATATCCACTGTTTTCCCCACTTccaagggtttagggttgtcCTGAGTGAGATTAACATGAATAATCTGCAAGGGAAagtattttctaaaaattaatGTCAAATTCAGTTCCCAATAAATCCAATAAATGATGAACAAGAAAACTTTAAAAAGCATAAACCTGATCTCCGTTGTACTTGACAATAATATTCTTATGCGTATAAAGTACATGCTTGTTATCATTATTTTTATCAGGATGGAGGTCACCAACAAAACCTGCTCATAAATGATATGAGTTTTATCAGGGATCAATGGAATCAGATAAAAATGAAGGACTAATAAACTGAAAGACTGAATAGAGTAAGAGGAGTTCCTACCCCACAAAGGTAGATCATCTGAAGTTGAATTTGTCAAGAGGAAGATGCAGAGAAAAACAGTCCAATGTAGGAATACAATAGACCAGTAAAACTCATCAGCAACCAAGGAACATAAAGACCAAAAATCCTAACATTCTAATGTACTAAACTTAAACATAAGGTCTTTGGAGTCTCATTGATAGGAAAGGAAGATTACATACCCATGAAGAATTCAAACCAATAAGTATTCTCAATTGCATCCTTAAATTGCTTAACCTTTGCTGCATCAAGTTCAAGTTCACATATGGAAGCCTTATCCACATTTTCTGCCAGAACAAATTTGTCAAATAATGTGGTTCCTACTTCAAATTCCTTAACCATCTTTAGTagcaaaaaataaccaaaaaaaaacaatgtatTACGTACTCTGAAACTTTATTTCAATCTGACTGTCGATAAGCTCATTTCCACCAATAACCTCACCAAGGCCTCCCCATTTATGAGCAGCATTGGAACCTGTCTGGCAAAATGGAAGGCTATAGTAGTTGTATGTTTCTTGTGGATTATTATAGGGCCCAACCTTGTTCACCCAAAGGGTCACAGGATCGTCCGGTTGATACTGCAGGCAGAAGACCCAAACTtgtcagaaaaatccaaaaggaCGCAAAATTATGCCTATTCATCTCAATAATAACAAGGATGAGTGTAAAGCTCCAGTTGACTGGAAAGCAAGAGCAGTAGTTTGAAGGGATTAATTCTTAATCATGCCTTTTATTTCAGCAAATAGTGATGTCAGAACAGTCTACCATACAAAGGATTAACAGACTACAGTTAAAATTTGATACTGCAAAAACACCATGATATAgaaacaaggattaaagtatcggtatcggtcgccgtatcggtcggccaaaattaagatacgtatcggagggtatcgtatcgtatcggagatacactaagatacgctaaagatacgcacataaatggataggaaacaattttttatatacttttgcataaaaaaataattaaaaaaagttatatataacatgtattacgcataaacagtaaattgagagtatcgcactaagaattcaaggtttgtagttgtcccataaatgtaaaatccttattctcaaccttaatttccactttagttagagagaaaaatggttagcagcaactttggaacaaaaacacctcaaaaaattatgtttttctaaacaattacccattttggtcattttatgaccgtatcggtacgtatcagtgtaTCAGTCGATACACACCAaaacgtaccgatacataccgataagtacatttcacttcgattttgaattttccatatagtatcggtgtgtatcggtggtgtatcgatgcgtatcggtgtgtatcgtaaaatacgtaccgatacataccgaaacgtttTACATTTCATGAGTATCGGTCAGTATCGTATtggtaagggccgatacggatacgtattggccgatacggtatgatacggaccgatactttaaaccatgcataGAAAACACATTTGCTGCtggataataaaaaatttaaatctgGGCTTTGAGATAATTATATTTGATATTGTCCAATTCTTCACAATATAAGAGAAAGCAAAACTACAGTGAAAATGTAATGACAAATTAGTTGGAGATCATACTCACGATAACACttgaatttaaagggaaaaaaaatgtgatggCAACGCAGCTCATTCAACTGATATCAGGCACGGAGGGTCCACATTTCTAAAttcttttatataaaatatGACATTGTCAAATATACAAATTTAATAGGATTGATGATTCATTAATTAATAATAGATATTATCACCAAAGTATCACCAACAGGCATGGTGAATTTTTCTTTGTACTATGAACTATGGTAAAGATTTTAGTGGAAAAggaaagggggagggagaggaatCGAATGAATGCCAACCAACTGGAAATGAGAGGCAACTAGCTCTCTATAAACTAGAAAGTCctgggaaaataaataaaaaatgaggaattatcactcccctcccctgaactttgggaaaatatcaagttcccccacGATTTTTGAATTAATTCACTACCCTCCCccgaaatcaaaagattctaccaCTCGTTACTCCCTGTTAGATTCTGCTGTTAAGTGggtattaaatttttttaaaataccaaaaatgCCCTCTAATAAATCgttcaaaagaagagagaaagaagaggactTCAGTGAGTCCTTCGGTGAGCCCGTCCCTGCTCACCGAGAAAGCCGCTCACCATCGCCACTCACCGAGGCCGCTCACGGAGAAGATCATAGACCTTACTATTGCTTTCGTTCTTGCCCTCCTAGAGTCAGCAACATACCTTAAATCAATTCTGAAGTTTCACGATCTTCTGGCAACATACCCTAAATCGATTCTGAAGTTTCACAATCTTCCTCTGTGTAACCGAAAGTTCAGAATTCAAGCAAAACGAACTGATTTTCCTGCTATAATCAGTTCAAAACCCAAGAAAAGGGGAGAAACTCAATTTCAAAATCTGTGTAGGCACCATTCTTCGTTTCTCTGAGGTCAGTCAGAGTCGAATATCATTACGAAAtttaaaagagaagaaaccaaAAGCGTATAGAAGAAGCAAAGAGAGTTAAGAAGTTGAGTAGTAAATCAATCTCAGGATTTATATTTCAAAATTAACCAAGACATTTGTGGCCACGAGTTGCAATAAACAGAGGTCACAGGTTGAGGTTGGACAGAACCCTACACAAGAACGAACGAACGAGATGCTAACAGAAGTTTGAAGACTTCACTCTTTACTGCATGTATGATAGTTGCgttttgatgatttgatctTTATTTTGGAAGTGTCTGAATGAATGTGTGTCGTGTGAAAAGAAAAGACCTTCTCGGTAAGCGGCTTTCTCGGTGAGCAACGACAGGCGACGTTGAGCTCTTCTCAGGTAAAAGCACGAAGAAGGACTCGTTGAAGTCCTCTTCTTTCACTCTTCTTTTGAACAATTTATTAGAGGGAATTTTTggcattttaaaaaaattaatacccACTTAACAACAGAATCTAACAATGAGTAACGAGtggtagaatcttttgatttcatgGGAGGGGAGTGAATTTATTCAAAAACCGTGGAGGAACTTGATATTTCCccaaagttcaggggaggggagtgataattcctcataaaaatataaataagaagatgggatggaaaagagagaaagagaggtccTCAGTGGCAGCCATAATGGAATCCTGAACCACAAGCCATCCAAAGTATTCCCATTTTTAGCCTAAGGTCCTCAGTGGCAACTCATCTATATTCACTGTTGATGCCAAGCCAATACCTAAGGGTGTCGATTTGGTACCGATaaccaataccaatatcaatactgaAACCGACCGTTTAAAATCGTACCATCCAAACCGAAGGAGATAGGTACGGTTTCGGTATGAGAAAAAAAGGGTATCTTTCTCAGTTTGGTACTTTTTCGGTTTTTTAGACcaaaacatttaatatttaccTAACCATACCGAATTACTTGTTTTATACCGAATACCTAATTACCAACTACATATATTATATGTCCCACAAAAGGCAAAAAATGGCAAAAGTATCAAATAGATTTGTACCAAATAAAAACCGCATTTATACCAAATAGAAACCATACCAAAATTGTATTTGAACCCAATAGAAACTGTACCAAAATCATACTTGTACCAAATATAAACCGAATTTATACCGAATAGAAACAATATCGAGCCGATTAAGTATTGGCATTGAAAATTTAGAATGTTCTTGGTTTGGTATGGTTTCGGTACC is a window from the Macadamia integrifolia cultivar HAES 741 unplaced genomic scaffold, SCU_Mint_v3 scaffold2723, whole genome shotgun sequence genome containing:
- the LOC122067124 gene encoding pentatricopeptide repeat-containing protein At4g39530-like; this encodes MGILPCCSSLPYAKPILLSKHPAPKLPKPLDQHSQSLKSVTTQNNILLSSYSKSRSLDQTIQLFGLLSLRNTVTWNIVISACSRKGCYAAALNLFFDMVSSSSYQPDTLTFRTVLRVCDETDNYPLALQIHAFMVKLPFLWSSDLITGTCLIKLYCKFGEMKVAQDIFDIIPQRDIVAFTTVMVGYTEVGNYEETIRLYRIMVERENLVPNDFALTGCLKACARGSFLFEGKQIHAYIVKESLQSDVFVGTALIDMYAKCDRMEFAEKLFFETPAPSVISWNALMAGNLGDEKVLLFFSRMWESGASPDHVTFATVLRACKNVNPTLVQQIHGLLTKVMGTEVDVFVGDALFELYMNHGCASDAREVFERIHHKDVRAFNMAIKGCIINGFINEGIDLFHEGLQMEMVPNEATLLSLVRRVQDLNQGKQLHALVIKFGFSAATGDGHGALVASSLIVMYTDHRCLDDAVQLFNIIHAPDLVLWTSIISGFSRSGEFEKALELYVLMLLDGPVEPPNHFTFSSVLQSCANLAAVEEGMQVHAQIIKSQCQIESDLFIANGLVDMYAKCGYITEARKLFDNMTVKDLASWNSMITGLARNGNGDTAIEIFEELLRTPNLQPNHVTYVGVLSACSHTGLLKTGYRYFHMIVEPTIDHYACLVDLLARAGHLEEATNLIKEMPFEPNEVIWSSLLAASCSYGNIELSEYSAEHLLSMNPEDPGTYVALSNMYAAAGRWEDANKVRNLMKDRGVKKLPGRSWLLINGKTHVFFASEK
- the LOC122067122 gene encoding transmembrane 9 superfamily member 1-like; this translates as MLPTVRSLSLLVVFLLVVSLVFASESDHKYQPDDPVTLWVNKVGPYNNPQETYNYYSLPFCQTGSNAAHKWGGLGEVIGGNELIDSQIEIKFQKNVDKASICELELDAAKVKQFKDAIENTYWFEFFMDDLPLWGFVGDLHPDKNNDNKHVLYTHKNIIVKYNGDQIIHVNLTQDNPKPLEVGKTVDMTYSVRWIQTNVTFARRFDIYLDYPFFEHQIHWFSIFNSFMMVIFLTGLVSMILMRTLRNDYAKYAREDDDLETLERDVSEESGWKLVHGDVFRPPLNLVLLSALVGTGAQLAMLVLLVILLAIIGMLYVGRGAIITTFIVCYALTSFISGYVTGGLYSRSGGKNWIKSMILTASLFPFMCFGIGFILNTIAIFYGSLAAIPFGTIMVVFVIWAFISFPLALLGTVVGRNWSGAPNNPCRVKTIPRPIPEKKWYLRPSVVSLMGGLLPFGSIFIEMYFVFTSFWNYKVYYVYGFMLLVFLILIIVTVCVTIVGTYFLLNAENYHWQWTSFFSAASTAVYVYLYSIYYYYVKTKMSGFFQTSFYFGYTLMFCLGLGILCGAVGYLGSTLFVRRIYRNIKCD